The DNA segment ACCGAGGGCATATACGACCTGACTATTGCGGCGGAATCCGAATGCGGGGCTGACACATGTCACTTGAGTATTGCGGTCGTATTCAATCACGCTCCCGTGGTCTCAGCAGGGCCGGATACCGGTGTTTTCCAGTGCAATTATGAGGAGGTCTGCATCCCTGTCGAAATCATTGATCGGGATAATGCTCTTGATTCCATAGTTGTTTCGCCTATGGGTTATTACGATTCAGAAGCCGAAAAAGTCTGTTTTACGCCGGAGAATGTTGGTAGTCACTGCCTGATTATTTCGGCTTATGATGAATGCCAAGCGGTCGGTCGGGATACGGTTTGTGTAACGGTAACGACCGGAGCGGTGGCTGTAATCGATTGTCCGGCCGAACCTATCACCAAACATCTCTGTGATCCGGGACAACTTTGTATCCCGATTTCAATTAGCCCATCGACGGCCGAAGTGATCGCCACCTATGGCATCTATGTTGATGGCGAATTATGCATGTATGTCGATACTTCCGGTCATTACGAGTCAATGATAATTGCCACCGAAGACTGCGGTGCCGACACCTGTATTATTGAAGTCAATGTCATTATCGATCAGTATGCCGGTATTATATGTCCCGATCTGCCGGTGGCGGTATCTCTATGTTCCCCCGGTACGGTGAATCTTCTTCTGCCGATTACACCGAGTTCGGCCTCGGTAAGTATTCTTCCTTACGGTACATACAATTTTACAACCAAAACCTTTTCCTTCATGGCCGATACTACCGGTCATTATATGTTTACCATAATTGCGGCGACTCCATGCAACATCGATACCTGCCATGTGGAAGCCGACATCGTTATAAACGAAATTCCGGAGTTAACCTGTCCGGGTGATATCGATACCCTGGTCTGCCTGGCGGAAGTCGATGAAGTATGTTTCAATGTCGGTGTGGTTGGCGCCGAAGCGGAGGTCACGGTTCTTCCTGAAGGGGAATACTCCGGCGGGATGGTTTGTGTACCGGTGTCGGAGGCCGGTCTTCACGAGATAACCATTATTGCCTCATCCAATTGCGGCGCGGACACCTGCGAACTTAATCTTACGATTATTCAGGATGATCCGCCGGTTTTGACAGTTCCGGAAGATGTTATGATTCCGTGGTGTGATGATGATGAAGGCCAGATTTGCATTGACGGTATCTTTGCCGAAGATTCGGGCGAGGGAGAATTAACCATAACCCAAACCTGCGGTCCCGGCGAATATTTCGCCGTCTGCGATGACAGCGGTTATGTCTGTTTCACTCCCGACAACATGGATACGACCTACGAATTCTGTTTCCGGGCCAGTGATGGCTGCTCGATTGACGAAAAGACATTCCAGGTAACGGTATTCCCGTCGGCCGCCTGTTCGGTATGTGTCGAGGTCGCTATTGAAACTGATTCCTGCTTTGTGGTCGGATCCAGGGTTCCTGTGTATGTTACGATTGATACCCGTGAGGAAATCGGTGGTTTTGATCTTCTGATTGGCTATGATGCCTCGGCTCTGATCTTCATGTATGCATCTCAGGGCTCGGCCATCAGTGAATGGGAGTACTTCATTTATAATATTCCCAGCGAAGACTGCGGATCAGGATGTCCATCGGGTCTAGTGCACCTGGTCGGTATTGCCGATCAAAACGATGGACCGTACCACCCGCCTTCGGAACAGCTGAGTCCCGACGGGATTCTATCGCAATTATTAATGCGTGTGGTCAATGATCAAAATCTTGGCGGCCAGTATTTGCCGATCGGTTTTGTCTGGGCCGATTGCGGTGACAATTCCTTCTCCAACACCATCGGTGATATTCTGTATGTCGATTCCAGAATATACGGCCCCTTCGGAAGTGTTATCTGGGATGAATCTGATGACATCCACTTCCCTGAAAGCGCCCGTCTCGCTAATACCGGCGCTCCCGATAGCTGTATGGTTGGAGATAAGACAAAACCGGTCCGTTGCGTTTATTTACACAACGGCGGGATATGCGTTAAACATCCCGAGGAAATCGATGACCGGGGCGATGTCAATTTGAACGGCGTGGCCTATGAGATCGCAGACGCGGTGGTTTTCACCAATTATTTCATCCACGGTCTGGCGGCATTCGTTGTCAATGTGGATGGTCAGATTGCGGCGACCGATATAAACGCCGATGGTTATGCCCTATCAGTGGCTGACCTGGTTTATTTGATCCGGGTCATTATCGGTGATGCCACCATGATCCCCAAAGTCTCGCCGCATAATCTGAATATCGATCTGGCGGTTGGCGACAACCATGGCTCACTCAGTGTCGAAGCCCGGAGCGCCTGTGCCGCCGGAGCCGGATTCCTGGTCTTCCAGTACGAAGGCCTGGTTCCGGAACCGCCGCAACTCGGCGATCTGGCTGATGGTATGGAACTGGCTTACAGCATTTCCGATTCGGAAATCCGAATCCTGATATACAGTTTCGAGCCGAGCCGCACAATTAAGAGCGGAACCGGTGAACTTCTGAAATTATCCTACAGCGGGCAGGGGAATATTACCCTGGTGGAAACCTCATTTGCCAGTTTCCATGGCGAAGCCATGACCTCCAGCAACACCCTCAAACTGTTGCCGGAAGATTTCATGGTTTCACAGAATTATCCCAATCCGTTCAATCCGATTACGACTATTGATCTGTCGTTGCCGGTCGCCTGTCACTGGGATATGACGATTTATAATGTTAATGGTCAACTGGTCAGACAATTCGGCGGTGATTCCGATCCTGGTGTGATTTCGATTACCTGGGACGGCACCGGGTCCGATGGACGGACGGTCGCCTCCGGAATTTACCTGTACAAGGTCACGGCCGGGCAGTTCAAGACTACCAGGAAAATGACCATGATAAAATAATCCATTTAACTGCGGTACGCTTTCCTTCATAAGCGAGCCGGTCGGCCATACGCCGATCGGCTCATTTTATTTATGGTATTTGCCGCCTGAAAGAATGGAAAAGGCCCGGTACAACTGCTCCAGAAGAACCGGACGAATAAGCTGATGCGACATGGTCATGGGGGAAAGGGAGAGAGTCTCACGGCAAGTAATGAGAATTGACTTATCCAATCCATGGATGCCGCCAATGATGAAATCCACAGATCCGCCGGAGGTCATCATCAATCCGCTAATGTACTCGGCGAATTCTTCAGAGGTGTAAGTTTTCCCCTTATCTACTAAGGCCACGGTACAGGATGATTTTATTTTTTTAAAGATCAGAGGCGCTTCCAGACGGGGGAGTTCGGGATTATCAAGCTCCCGGCTCTTCTTGAGGTCCGGGATATATATGAAAGATACCGAGGCATGCCTGGCAAGCAGTTTAAGATAGTGATTGATCGCTTCTTCAACCCAGGTTTCCTTATTCTTGCCGACCGCAATAATGTTGATTTTTAACATCAGCCGGATAATGCCTTTAAGTATAATTTTCTCTTTCGCGGCCCATCGAATTCGCAAAAATAAACGGCCTGCCAGGTTCCCAGCAAGAGCTTGCCGCTGTCGACGATCAGGTTCAGGGACGGACCGAACAGGGAGGACTTGATATGGGCATCGGAATTACCCTCACCATGATGGTAATTATCCTGCTGTGGATACTCTCTTTCCATTTTAAAGAGGATGTCCCTGACCACATCAGGATCGGCATTTTCGTTAATTGTTAAAGCGGCGGTTGTATGCGGCACCCAGAGAATAATCACACCGTCATCCAGATTGATTCGGTCGATATATTCCTGGATCAATCGGGTAATATCCAGTAGTTCGTTTCTCCGGTGAGTAGTGACCTGTATCTGTTCAACTTTCAAAAAGGGCCTCGACATAATCCCGGGAATTGAAGGGTTGCAGGTCTTCGATTTTTTCCCCGATACCGATGAAATCGACCGGAACTGATAATTCCTCGGCGATAGCCACTATAATACCGCCCTTGGCGGTACCATCCAGCTTGGTAACAATAAGCCCGTCGCAACCGACGGCATCGGCGAAAACCTTGACCTGGGAAAGAGCATTCTGACCGGTTGTGCCATCTAAAATCAATTTGGAAAAGATATATTCGGAAGGAATCACTTTTTCGGTTACCCTTCGGATTTTTTTCAATTCCTCCATCAGGTTGGCCTTGGTGTGAAGACGTCCGGCGGTATCGACCAGCAGAAAATCAATATTCCGGGATTTGGCGGCATTGGCGGCATCAAAGGCCACCGAAGCTGGATCGGCCCCGGTATGGGCACGGATAAAATCAACCCCGGAACGCTGAGCCCAGATTTCCAGTTGTTCCACCGCCGCCGCCCGAAAGGTGTCGCAGGCGGCAATCATCACCGATTTGCCGTTATCTTTGAAATAACGGGCCAGCTTCCCAACGGTGGTGGTCTTGCCGGTCCCATTGACTCCGGTGATTAGCCATACCACTGGCTTATGATTGTTATCCAGAAATGATCCGATGAGGTTTTTTTCGAGTATGTCCGATATTTCTTTTTTTAATAGACTGAAGACATCCTCCGATTGCGAGATTTTTTCCTGGCGGGCCTGCTCGCGGAGATGGTCGATTATACGGTCAGTCGCTTCAACCCCAAGATCAGCTTTGAGTAAAATCTCTTCGATCTCTTCGAGAAGATCATCATCTATTCTGCGGCCGCCGATAAGCTGGCCGATTTTCCCGAAGATATTACTGCGCGTCTTGCTCAGGGATTCCCTGAGTCTCTTCAATTTAGAGAACATAGTTTATTTTAAATCCTGGATTATTCGGTTTCATCGGTACTGCCGATATTGACCTGGCTGGTCATTCGCTCTCTGACGGCCTCCGGGATATCCGGCTCCACGGCAGGTTTCTCATCACGTACCGCAGTGTCGATTATACGCTCCTCATCTTCGTCATTGAAACGTACCGAGAGGACTTTCGAGATACCGGGCTGTTCCATGGTAATACCATACAGGATATCGGCCGCCTCCATGGTGATTTTGTTATGGGTGATGATAATAAACTGGGTTTGCTCGGAGAAGGTGCGGATAATTCTTAAAAACCGATGGATGTTGGCATCATCCAGCGGGGCATCGATTTCATCCAGAATACAAAACGGCGACGGTTTCGCCAGATATATGGAGAAAAGAAGAGAGATTGCGGTCAGAGCTTTCTCGCCACCCGACATCTGGGCAATCGAAAGCAGTTTCTTGCCTCGGGGGCGGGCGGTGATTTCAATCGGCGATTCGAGCGGATCCTCGATATCCACCAGGTTGATATCAGCCTCGCCGCCGGTAAAGAGCTCCTCGAAAACCTCTTTGAAATTCTGCCGCACTTTTTCGAAGGTTTCCATAAACAACCGTTTGGCAGTCTGGTTGATTTTCGAGATAGTCGACTGGAGAGTCGATTTGGCACTCAGCAGGTCTTCCATCTGAGTGGTCAGGAATTCCTGGCGTTCCCGGGCGGTATCATATTCCTCCAGGGCCAGTAAATTGACTCCGCCGAAATCTTTTAATCGTTCCTTTAACTCCTGCATCCGTGCCGGATGTTCTTCGACCGGGACATTGGGATCAGGCGGCTCAGCCGTAATTTCTTCGAGATCAAGATCATATTCTTCTTGAATTTTCTGCCGGACATTCTTCGCCTCCGAATCGATTTCAGTCATCCTGATTTCGATATCATGAAGATTATTGCCGGCTTCTTCGCGTGATTGCCGCGTGGTTTTAATTTCCCTTTCGCGATTATCAATCTGTTCCTGAAGTGCCGAGTACTCGTCACGGATCTTGTTCTGGCGCTCGGATATTTCGGACCGGGCGTCGAAAGCCGCCTTCAGGTTGATTTCCAGTTCATTGATTTTGTCGCCGACATCCCGGGTATCGGATTCGACCCGAACAATCTCGTCGGATTTATCGCGGGAATTGCTGTCGATTTCAAAAACCAATTCATTGGTATGTTTGATCTGGCTCTGCAATTGCTGTTTCTTGCTTTTAAGTTCGATCTGCCGAATCTGGAGATTGGAATAACTCGCCTCGGCTTCATCGGATCCGGTTTCAAGAATTTTGATCCGTTTATCCTGCTCCTGAAGCTCGGCGGTAATATTGTCTTTTTCCCGGGCCAGTTGATCGTAATTCAAATCCAGGCTGTACTGCCGATTCTGCAGTGATTCCAGCTTGACCGCGAGTTCTTTCCGATCCCTTGCAATCCGGTGCATTTCGCCGGCCGTCATCTCGATTTCATATTTTCTGGCGGTTATTTCGCGCTCGCTTTTTTCGATTTCCTCCCGCAGAGATTCCAGACGATTGTGTATATCTCCTAATTCCGCCTGGCGGGCGCCCACCGATGAGGTTATCCGGTTGCGCGATTCCCGCTCGATATTCAACTTATCTCGGAGATCATTTATAAGTTGCTCCTGCTCCCGGATTTTTTCTTTACGGCCAAGTAAAGATACACCCTCACGCGATCCGCCCGAGACAACAGCTTTCCCCTGGAATTGTTTCCCTTCAGGCGTCACCAATGTGAAAAAGGGCGGAAGCTGAGCCATGATACGTTCGGCGGCTTCGGCCTGAACCAGAGCAATCCGGGAGAGTATCAATTTTGCCAGCGGTTTGAAATCGTCCGGGGTCGCCACATAATCATCAGCCCAGCCGATAAATCCCTCATCATGCAAATGGGGCCTGGTCGGGGGATTCTCGGAATCCGCCATCTCGGCTATAAGAAGACCAGCTTTGCCTTTCTTTTCGTTTCTCAGGTAGGCAATGATATCCTCGGCGGTCGTCCGATCATGGCAGATCATAAATTCAGCCAGTTCCCCCAGAGCGGTTTCGACAGCTTCTTCAAAACCCGGCCGGGGAGTAAAATTATCGGCCACGGTTCCCACCAGCCCCGGCCATCGTTCCCGAATATCCATGACCGCCACGACTCCGGAACCGTAACCCTCGTACTGAGTTACCATTTCCTTGAGGAGATGACATCGGGCCTCGGCGGCCTCGAGAGAAGCGGTTAGATCGAAAATATTCCCCGAGACCTCTTCTGCCTGTTCGTTCAGGGTAACGACAGTCTCTTCCAGTTCAGTCCGTTCCGACTGGAGAGTGATCATTTTTTCTCTGAGAGAAGTCAGTTCCGTTTCCAGTGCTGATCGGCTATCAACCAGGCCATTTCTCCTGTTATTCAATTCCTCGGTGCGAATGTCATAATTGGCCAGACCGGAATCAATTTCGGACTTCTGCTCCTTGAGGTTAGAATCATCGCTGCGTCCTGCCGTCAACTGGTTTTCGACCGCCATCAGTTTTTTGTGGATTTCATCGCGATCGCGTCGGGCCGCGAGAAGTTCCTCATCGACAGATGATAGACTGACCCGGGCATTTTCCGTTTCGCGGTCGGTTCGGGCCAGTTCCTCATCAAGTGAAACCAGATTTTTTTCTATTTCATCGATTTGTTCATACAAAATGCTTTTGCGTTTTTTGAAGGCCTCGATATCAAGCAGATTTTTTTCGCGAGTTTGCCGGGCATGATCACGTCTTTCCCGAAGCTGGGTGATTTCCATCTCAACGGCATGGGCCTCCTCGGATTTAATATAGATTTCATTGCCGGCTTCGGTCAGCAGGCGGTCGATATCGGTCAACCGCTTACGGTCTTCTTCCTGAATGGCGGACAGGCGGTCGATATCGGTATCAGCCTTGATTTTGATATCGGAGGCCTGATCGCGCTTTATCAATAACTCATGCCGTTCCCGGGCCAGTTGTGTCAGGTTGTTTTTACTTAAGAATATCTCCCAGGCTTTCAATTCCTCGGACAGGCTTTTGTATCGCTGGGCTTTATTCATCTGTCGTTTGAGGGCGTTGACCTGACTGTTGACCTCGGCCACAATATCTTTCAGACGAAGCAGATCGCCCTCGGTAGCATCGAGTTTCCGCAGAGCCGCTTTCTTGCGATTCTTATACTTGGAAATCCCGGCCGCTTCCTCGAAAAGAAAACGCCGTTCATCGGCTTTATCCGAAAGAATGGCCTCAATCATATCCTGCTGGATAACCGAATATATATGCGAACCCATGCCGGTATCCATAAGTAACTCCTGGATGTCTTTCAACCGGCAGGGG comes from the Candidatus Zixiibacteriota bacterium genome and includes:
- a CDS encoding 23S rRNA (pseudouridine(1915)-N(3))-methyltransferase RlmH, which produces MLKINIIAVGKNKETWVEEAINHYLKLLARHASVSFIYIPDLKKSRELDNPELPRLEAPLIFKKIKSSCTVALVDKGKTYTSEEFAEYISGLMMTSGGSVDFIIGGIHGLDKSILITCRETLSLSPMTMSHQLIRPVLLEQLYRAFSILSGGKYHK
- a CDS encoding YjbQ family protein, whose product is MSRPFLKVEQIQVTTHRRNELLDITRLIQEYIDRINLDDGVIILWVPHTTAALTINENADPDVVRDILFKMEREYPQQDNYHHGEGNSDAHIKSSLFGPSLNLIVDSGKLLLGTWQAVYFCEFDGPRKRKLYLKALSG
- the ftsY gene encoding signal recognition particle-docking protein FtsY — translated: MFSKLKRLRESLSKTRSNIFGKIGQLIGGRRIDDDLLEEIEEILLKADLGVEATDRIIDHLREQARQEKISQSEDVFSLLKKEISDILEKNLIGSFLDNNHKPVVWLITGVNGTGKTTTVGKLARYFKDNGKSVMIAACDTFRAAAVEQLEIWAQRSGVDFIRAHTGADPASVAFDAANAAKSRNIDFLLVDTAGRLHTKANLMEELKKIRRVTEKVIPSEYIFSKLILDGTTGQNALSQVKVFADAVGCDGLIVTKLDGTAKGGIIVAIAEELSVPVDFIGIGEKIEDLQPFNSRDYVEALFES
- the smc gene encoding chromosome segregation protein SMC, translated to MYLKRLELLGFKSFPDKTIIKFTPGVTSIVGPNGCGKTNILDSIRWVLGEQKVSLLRGTKMEEIIFNGTRDVKPLGMAEVTLVVQNNKGVLPTEYNEVQITRRLFRSGESEYLLNKVPCRLKDIQELLMDTGMGSHIYSVIQQDMIEAILSDKADERRFLFEEAAGISKYKNRKKAALRKLDATEGDLLRLKDIVAEVNSQVNALKRQMNKAQRYKSLSEELKAWEIFLSKNNLTQLARERHELLIKRDQASDIKIKADTDIDRLSAIQEEDRKRLTDIDRLLTEAGNEIYIKSEEAHAVEMEITQLRERRDHARQTREKNLLDIEAFKKRKSILYEQIDEIEKNLVSLDEELARTDRETENARVSLSSVDEELLAARRDRDEIHKKLMAVENQLTAGRSDDSNLKEQKSEIDSGLANYDIRTEELNNRRNGLVDSRSALETELTSLREKMITLQSERTELEETVVTLNEQAEEVSGNIFDLTASLEAAEARCHLLKEMVTQYEGYGSGVVAVMDIRERWPGLVGTVADNFTPRPGFEEAVETALGELAEFMICHDRTTAEDIIAYLRNEKKGKAGLLIAEMADSENPPTRPHLHDEGFIGWADDYVATPDDFKPLAKLILSRIALVQAEAAERIMAQLPPFFTLVTPEGKQFQGKAVVSGGSREGVSLLGRKEKIREQEQLINDLRDKLNIERESRNRITSSVGARQAELGDIHNRLESLREEIEKSEREITARKYEIEMTAGEMHRIARDRKELAVKLESLQNRQYSLDLNYDQLAREKDNITAELQEQDKRIKILETGSDEAEASYSNLQIRQIELKSKKQQLQSQIKHTNELVFEIDSNSRDKSDEIVRVESDTRDVGDKINELEINLKAAFDARSEISERQNKIRDEYSALQEQIDNREREIKTTRQSREEAGNNLHDIEIRMTEIDSEAKNVRQKIQEEYDLDLEEITAEPPDPNVPVEEHPARMQELKERLKDFGGVNLLALEEYDTARERQEFLTTQMEDLLSAKSTLQSTISKINQTAKRLFMETFEKVRQNFKEVFEELFTGGEADINLVDIEDPLESPIEITARPRGKKLLSIAQMSGGEKALTAISLLFSIYLAKPSPFCILDEIDAPLDDANIHRFLRIIRTFSEQTQFIIITHNKITMEAADILYGITMEQPGISKVLSVRFNDEDEERIIDTAVRDEKPAVEPDIPEAVRERMTSQVNIGSTDETE